From Candidatus Omnitrophota bacterium, a single genomic window includes:
- a CDS encoding ATP-grasp domain-containing protein — protein MNILLVYNLKRKNLSKGVPPDFYSEFDSYKTVGSIAEALRKKGHKVNLVEANNQLIAYLLRNREKIDFVFNIAEGINGYSSRESQIPAILDFLRIPYTGSNVLAMAVALDKAYTKKLCLAEGIPTPKFQLFVTGREKLDSALRFPLIVKPNAEGSAKGIYRDSVVYDRKNLLEKIKRVMCNYKQSVLVEEFIVGKELTVGIIGNDSPLVLPILEIDFSSCRGSGEFFYSWRMKEFQGNQEQHLTPTFYCPARLKPDTAAEISHLALKAYKALGCYDFCRIDFRLDKKNRPYLLEINPLPGLDPLESNLPLMARTAGINYNQLINKILESAVKRVNGKLNRGKK, from the coding sequence ATGAATATTCTTCTTGTTTATAATCTTAAGAGAAAGAATCTTTCTAAAGGAGTCCCTCCTGATTTTTATTCTGAATTCGATTCATATAAAACAGTAGGTTCTATTGCCGAGGCTTTAAGGAAAAAGGGACACAAGGTTAATTTGGTAGAGGCTAACAACCAACTAATCGCTTATCTTTTAAGAAATAGAGAGAAGATAGATTTTGTTTTTAATATTGCCGAGGGCATAAATGGTTATTCCAGTCGAGAATCTCAAATTCCCGCTATTCTCGATTTCCTTAGAATTCCCTATACCGGTTCAAACGTCTTGGCTATGGCAGTTGCCTTGGATAAAGCCTATACTAAGAAACTGTGTCTTGCAGAAGGCATCCCTACTCCAAAATTTCAACTCTTTGTTACCGGAAGAGAAAAGTTAGATTCCGCTCTTCGTTTTCCTTTGATTGTTAAGCCTAATGCGGAAGGTTCTGCCAAAGGTATTTATCGAGATTCGGTTGTCTATGATAGAAAGAACCTTTTAGAGAAGATAAAAAGGGTAATGTGCAATTATAAACAGTCAGTATTAGTTGAAGAATTTATTGTTGGTAAAGAACTAACTGTAGGAATTATTGGTAATGATAGCCCATTAGTTCTTCCTATCCTTGAGATCGATTTTAGTTCCTGTCGTGGTTCAGGAGAATTTTTTTATTCTTGGAGGATGAAAGAGTTTCAAGGAAACCAAGAACAACATCTTACTCCCACTTTTTACTGTCCCGCAAGATTAAAACCTGATACAGCAGCAGAAATTTCTCATTTAGCTTTGAAAGCTTACAAGGCTTTGGGATGTTACGATTTCTGTCGTATAGATTTTAGGTTAGATAAAAAAAACAGGCCGTATCTTTTGGAGATAAATCCTCTACCGGGGCTAGATCCCCTGGAGAGTAATTTACCTTTGATGGCAAGGACCGCGGGAATAAATTATAACCAGTTGATTAATAAAATATTAGAATCGGCAGTAAAAAGAGTAAATGGAAAGTTGAACAGGGGAAAGAAATGA
- a CDS encoding bifunctional UDP-3-O-[3-hydroxymyristoyl] N-acetylglucosamine deacetylase/3-hydroxyacyl-ACP dehydratase: MEYQKTIGKEVELKGTGLHTGEEVRIKFKPSLPDAGIVFKRIDLPGKPFIQATMNNIIDINKSPRRTSIGSNGGEVHTIEHLMAVLSILNIDNILIEIDGPEVPGMDGSAFPFLEVLENARIETQNALRKLFQIRDPIWISEGDSSIVILPSQEFKISYLLSYDHHPYLRPQYLNFVVNRDIFMKEIAPARTFCLKEEVEVLKNQGLGLGANYENTVVVGEKGILKNRLRFEDEFARHKVLDLIGDLYLLGYSLKGHVIAIKSGHPLNIKVLQKIEQQRIRLVEGAIKSVSTNFELEKAYLDINDIQKILPHRYPFLFVDKIIEIQEDKRAVGIKNVTIDDYYFQGHFPGRPVMPGVLIVEAMAQVAGVLMLSKKENQGKLAYFMSIDNVKFRRTVLPGDQLHLEVEVVRLKSKTGQVHTKAFVDSKIVAEADLMFALVDA, translated from the coding sequence ATGGAGTATCAAAAGACAATCGGTAAAGAGGTGGAATTGAAAGGAACGGGTTTACACACCGGAGAAGAAGTAAGAATTAAATTTAAACCTTCTTTACCGGACGCAGGAATAGTTTTTAAGCGTATAGACCTGCCAGGCAAGCCTTTTATTCAAGCCACGATGAATAATATAATCGATATAAACAAGAGTCCACGCCGGACTTCTATAGGGAGCAATGGCGGAGAAGTCCATACTATTGAACATTTGATGGCAGTTCTCTCTATTCTTAATATCGATAATATCTTGATAGAGATTGATGGACCGGAAGTTCCGGGGATGGATGGCAGTGCGTTCCCTTTTCTGGAGGTTTTGGAAAATGCCCGCATAGAAACGCAGAATGCTTTACGAAAGCTTTTTCAGATTAGAGACCCTATTTGGATTAGTGAAGGAGATTCCAGTATAGTAATTTTACCCAGCCAAGAATTTAAAATTTCCTATCTTCTTTCTTATGACCACCATCCCTATTTAAGACCTCAGTATTTAAATTTTGTGGTCAATAGAGATATCTTTATGAAAGAGATTGCTCCTGCGAGAACATTTTGTCTTAAGGAAGAAGTGGAAGTTTTAAAAAATCAAGGGTTAGGTTTGGGTGCTAATTATGAGAATACCGTAGTGGTGGGAGAGAAAGGAATATTGAAAAACAGATTGCGTTTTGAAGACGAATTTGCACGTCACAAGGTTCTCGATTTGATTGGAGACCTTTATCTCTTGGGATACTCTTTGAAGGGGCATGTAATTGCCATAAAGAGTGGGCATCCCCTCAATATAAAAGTGTTGCAAAAAATTGAACAGCAGCGAATTCGTCTTGTTGAAGGAGCAATAAAATCTGTTTCTACAAATTTTGAATTAGAGAAAGCCTATTTAGATATAAATGATATCCAAAAAATTTTGCCTCATCGCTATCCTTTCCTTTTTGTAGATAAGATAATAGAAATCCAGGAGGACAAACGGGCGGTGGGTATAAAGAATGTGACCATCGACGATTACTACTTTCAAGGGCACTTTCCAGGAAGGCCGGTAATGCCAGGAGTGCTTATTGTAGAGGCGATGGCCCAGGTTGCAGGGGTGCTTATGCTTTCTAAGAAAGAGAATCAAGGGAAACTTGCTTATTTTATGAGCATAGACAATGTAAAGTTTAGACGTACTGTTCTTCCGGGAGACCAATTGCATTTAGAAGTAGAGGTGGTTCGATTAAAATCTAAAACAGGTCAAGTCCATACCAAGGCATTCGTGGATTCTAAGATTGTAGCGGAGGCTGATTTGATGTTTGCCTTGGTAGATGCTTGA
- a CDS encoding GAF and ANTAR domain-containing protein — protein MKEKKPLFVKQLKALSKISEAITSDLYLEDILKLIVNVTAQVMDSKICSLFLLDEKKKELVVKATQSISEAYNKKQNLKLGEGIAGRVAQEGRPIIVLDVRKDPRYVNQSIAKKEGLCSLLSVPLKVKGRVIGVLNIYTANLHRFSKEEVDILMTVANQAAIVIENACLIVESKVIREELEARKFIERAKGVLMKEEKLSEEDAYRKIQKFAMDNRRTMREVAEVILLSYKMKKR, from the coding sequence ATGAAAGAAAAAAAACCCTTGTTTGTTAAACAACTTAAGGCATTATCAAAAATTAGTGAAGCCATTACCTCAGATTTATATTTAGAAGATATTTTAAAATTAATTGTTAATGTTACTGCGCAGGTAATGGATTCTAAAATTTGTTCCCTTTTTCTCTTAGATGAAAAGAAAAAAGAACTGGTCGTTAAGGCTACGCAGTCAATTTCTGAAGCCTATAACAAAAAACAAAATCTGAAATTGGGAGAGGGGATTGCGGGTAGGGTAGCACAAGAAGGACGGCCGATTATAGTTTTAGATGTACGTAAAGATCCACGTTATGTAAATCAATCGATTGCTAAGAAAGAGGGGCTCTGTTCTCTCCTTAGCGTTCCGTTAAAGGTTAAAGGGAGAGTAATTGGTGTGCTTAATATATATACTGCAAACCTTCACCGTTTTAGCAAGGAAGAGGTTGATATTCTGATGACGGTAGCTAATCAGGCAGCAATTGTTATTGAGAATGCTTGTTTGATAGTGGAATCGAAAGTTATCCGCGAAGAATTAGAAGCACGTAAATTTATTGAGCGAGCAAAGGGAGTTTTAATGAAAGAAGAAAAACTTTCTGAAGAAGATGCTTATCGTAAAATACAGAAATTTGCGATGGACAATCGTCGGACCATGCGCGAAGTAGCTGAGGTTATTTTACTTAGTTACAAGATGAAAAAAAGGTAA
- the ablA gene encoding lysine 2,3-aminomutase, which translates to MNTLIYSNRVTSLWQDVSEEEWEDWHWQLKNRITTLNELRQVIQVVPEEEEGIKVSRGRLAMAITPYFASLMDPLRPNCPIRRQAVPLLDETFISSYDMLDPCGEDKSSPVPGLVHRYPDRVLLLVTEHCAMYCRHCTRRRMVGEKESCLAPNHLVQAYDYIRSNKKVRDVLISGGDPLILSDEKLEEIIKNIRAIPHVEFLRIGTRVPVTLPMRVNSELVSMLKRYAPIWISLHFNHPKEITKRCKIACDMLTDNGIPLGSQTVLLKGINDRPYIMKKLMHELLKIRVRPYYIYQCDLARGTSHFRTPVSVGINIIEKLRGHTTGYAVPTYVVDAPGGGGKIPVAPNYIISQAKNQFILRNYEGKVFTYFEDSTSYLTGTRKYFTNIPFFGRLKYKQETLQKQFFFDFLETKKEENSLSRAA; encoded by the coding sequence TTGAATACGCTTATTTATAGCAATAGAGTGACCAGTCTATGGCAAGATGTCTCTGAAGAGGAGTGGGAAGATTGGCATTGGCAGTTAAAGAATCGGATTACCACCTTAAATGAATTACGGCAGGTTATTCAAGTTGTTCCGGAGGAGGAAGAAGGAATAAAGGTTTCACGGGGAAGGCTTGCTATGGCCATTACTCCTTATTTTGCGAGCCTTATGGACCCTCTGAGACCAAATTGCCCTATCCGAAGACAGGCAGTTCCTTTACTTGATGAAACTTTTATTAGTTCTTATGATATGCTTGACCCTTGCGGAGAGGACAAATCTTCTCCTGTTCCGGGCCTCGTCCACCGCTATCCTGACCGAGTCCTTTTATTAGTTACTGAACATTGTGCGATGTATTGCCGTCATTGTACCAGACGGAGGATGGTAGGAGAAAAAGAATCTTGCCTTGCCCCAAACCACCTTGTCCAGGCATATGATTATATCCGTTCCAACAAAAAAGTTCGCGATGTGCTTATTTCCGGTGGCGACCCCTTAATACTTTCCGATGAAAAGTTAGAGGAAATTATTAAGAATATCCGTGCCATACCTCATGTAGAATTTTTACGCATTGGAACACGTGTGCCCGTAACCTTGCCCATGCGTGTTAATTCTGAGTTAGTTTCCATGTTAAAACGTTATGCACCTATTTGGATAAGTCTTCATTTCAATCACCCCAAGGAAATAACTAAGAGGTGTAAGATTGCTTGTGATATGCTTACTGATAACGGAATTCCTTTAGGTAGTCAGACGGTGCTTCTTAAGGGAATAAATGACCGTCCCTATATCATGAAAAAACTAATGCACGAACTTTTAAAGATTAGGGTCCGGCCTTATTACATCTATCAATGCGACCTCGCCCGCGGTACAAGTCACTTCCGCACGCCTGTTTCGGTAGGGATAAATATTATAGAAAAGTTGAGGGGGCATACTACGGGTTATGCAGTGCCTACTTATGTTGTAGATGCTCCAGGGGGAGGCGGGAAAATTCCTGTGGCACCTAACTATATTATATCTCAGGCTAAAAACCAATTTATCTTGCGTAATTACGAAGGCAAGGTATTTACTTATTTTGAAGATTCCACTAGTTATCTTACCGGGACAAGAAAATACTTTACAAACATCCCTTTTTTTGGTAGACTGAAATACAAACAGGAGACCTTGCAAAAACAATTCTTTTTTGATTTCTTAGAAACAAAGAAAGAAGAAAATTCCCTTTCCCGGGCGGCATAA
- the lpxA gene encoding acyl-ACP--UDP-N-acetylglucosamine O-acyltransferase, with the protein MVNIHSTAIVSPGARLAKTVSVGAYSFIGPDVIIDDNTVVGTSCVIEGNTKIGKNCRIFTGAVIGSIPQDLKFKGEKTFLEIGDNNIIREYVTINLGTKATGKTVIGNNNLIMAYSHIAHDCRIGNGVIIANVGTLAGHVTIEDKVVVGGMVAIHQFVRVGKLAIIGGCSKVIQDIPPFSICDGHPARFYGLNVVGLRRAGMKPEVRNSLKTALKLLFQSGLSTSHALEEIKKRLAPNEEIKHLIDFVKNSQRGVCR; encoded by the coding sequence ATGGTTAATATCCATTCTACCGCAATAGTTTCCCCCGGAGCGCGCTTAGCTAAAACAGTTAGTGTAGGAGCTTACTCTTTTATTGGTCCCGATGTTATCATTGATGACAATACCGTTGTAGGAACATCTTGCGTAATTGAAGGAAATACAAAAATTGGTAAGAATTGTCGTATTTTTACGGGAGCGGTAATTGGCAGCATTCCTCAGGATTTGAAGTTTAAAGGAGAAAAAACTTTTCTGGAAATAGGCGATAATAATATTATCCGCGAATATGTCACCATTAATCTAGGGACCAAGGCTACGGGGAAAACGGTAATTGGTAATAACAATCTTATTATGGCTTACTCGCACATTGCACATGACTGCCGTATTGGCAACGGCGTAATTATTGCCAATGTAGGGACCTTGGCAGGACATGTGACTATTGAAGATAAGGTAGTGGTTGGAGGGATGGTAGCAATTCATCAATTTGTGCGTGTGGGAAAACTTGCGATTATTGGTGGTTGTTCAAAAGTAATTCAGGATATTCCTCCCTTTTCTATTTGCGATGGTCATCCGGCAAGGTTTTATGGATTAAACGTAGTAGGGCTAAGAAGGGCAGGAATGAAACCTGAAGTGAGGAATAGTTTAAAAACCGCATTGAAACTTCTTTTTCAATCAGGCCTATCCACTTCCCATGCCCTGGAGGAAATCAAGAAAAGATTGGCTCCCAATGAAGAGATAAAGCACCTTATAGATTTTGTGAAAAATTCTCAACGTGGAGTCTGTCGTTAG
- a CDS encoding biotin--[acetyl-CoA-carboxylase] ligase: MQEKIISFLRKSKDYISGEELSKLTGITRAEVWKQIESLRNLGYDIEALPHLGYRLISPPDKLLPEEITWDLGTKLMGKKIFSFEVLDSTMDFTHELGIRNFPEGTVVCSETQKKGRGRRGREWFSPKYKGLYFSILLKPQISPNQAPQLTILSAVAVREAISNITGLECLIKWPNDILISGKKVGGILTEMAEMGAETEKIKFIVLGIGINVNTEKHLLPTQASSLKEERREKFSRIELLKEILRKIERYYFLFKEKGFSPLAEEWKKYSCILGHRIKIISQQKAIEGEAIDLDREGALLVRKDSGFIERVFAGDVVKIR; encoded by the coding sequence ATGCAAGAAAAGATTATCAGTTTTCTACGCAAAAGTAAAGATTATATCTCAGGAGAAGAATTAAGTAAACTTACAGGAATTACCCGAGCGGAAGTTTGGAAACAAATAGAGAGTCTGAGAAATCTTGGTTACGATATAGAAGCCTTACCACATTTGGGATATCGCTTGATAAGCCCTCCAGATAAGTTATTACCCGAGGAGATTACTTGGGATTTAGGGACAAAACTTATGGGAAAGAAGATTTTCTCATTTGAGGTTTTGGATTCCACTATGGATTTTACCCATGAATTAGGAATAAGGAACTTTCCCGAAGGAACAGTTGTTTGTAGTGAAACTCAGAAGAAAGGCAGGGGAAGAAGAGGCAGAGAGTGGTTTTCCCCAAAATATAAAGGATTATATTTTTCTATTCTTTTGAAACCACAAATCTCTCCTAATCAAGCTCCACAGTTAACTATCCTTTCTGCGGTAGCGGTGAGAGAGGCCATATCTAACATTACGGGTTTAGAATGCTTAATTAAATGGCCAAATGATATTTTAATTAGTGGGAAAAAGGTAGGGGGGATTCTTACGGAAATGGCGGAAATGGGGGCAGAAACCGAGAAAATTAAGTTTATTGTTCTAGGAATAGGCATAAATGTGAATACTGAAAAACACCTTCTTCCTACACAGGCAAGTTCTTTAAAAGAGGAAAGAAGGGAAAAATTTTCACGCATTGAGTTATTGAAAGAAATTTTGCGTAAAATAGAAAGATACTATTTTTTATTTAAAGAGAAGGGCTTTTCTCCACTGGCTGAAGAGTGGAAGAAATATTCTTGTATCCTTGGCCATCGGATAAAAATAATTTCCCAGCAAAAGGCCATAGAAGGAGAAGCAATTGACCTCGATAGAGAAGGCGCCCTTTTAGTGAGGAAGGATTCAGGATTTATAGAAAGAGTTTTTGCAGGAGATGTTGTAAAAATACGTTGA
- the mnmG gene encoding tRNA uridine-5-carboxymethylaminomethyl(34) synthesis enzyme MnmG, whose product MNKFDIIVIGAGHAGIEASLAASRMGRSVLLITLKKETIGLMSCNPAIGGVGKGQLVKEIDALGGEMAKAADNTGIQFRMLNTSKGPAVWSSRCQVDRRLYQKYMESTVLNQENLVVKEGEVVGLIIEHNKILGVEMLNETIYAKAVVISTGTFLNGVIYIGLDSYPAGRINEPPSIRLAQALRSLGLGMGRLKTCTTARLDGKTIDFSKMIVQEGDDVRRPFSFFTLGAQLPQKPCYLTYTNKKTHRIILKALRDKKLLHIISQGVNPRYCPSIEEKVLRFSERERHQIFVEPEGLDSEEYYTNGLFTFLPKEVQREFIQTIPGMEKAEITKFGYGIEYDYVYPTQLYPTLESKLIKNLFLAGQINGTTGYEEAASQGLIAGINAVKKVGGEEPFILGRDQAYIGVLIDDLVTKGTNEPYRMFTSRCEYRLILREGNADIRLSEFGHKLGLIRKETFGKVKEKKEAIHKGIELLKKKKLKPSPEVNRLFKNFGIPELKKAISFAQLLKRPGINCAHFKELDMNLEKVISENAFSEIEIEIKYEGYINRQKEEVRRMQKIERIKIPSGFEYAKIPALSSEVKEKLNKFKPLTLGQASRISGVNPSAISILWVYLERKNLVK is encoded by the coding sequence ATGAATAAATTTGACATAATTGTAATTGGCGCAGGACATGCGGGTATTGAAGCCTCTTTAGCAGCAAGTAGAATGGGGCGTAGCGTTTTACTTATTACTTTAAAAAAGGAAACGATTGGTTTAATGTCCTGCAATCCCGCAATTGGCGGAGTGGGTAAAGGGCAGTTAGTAAAAGAGATAGATGCGTTGGGTGGGGAGATGGCAAAAGCAGCAGATAATACAGGAATTCAATTTCGGATGCTTAACACATCCAAGGGGCCCGCGGTTTGGTCTTCTCGTTGCCAAGTAGATAGAAGGTTGTATCAAAAATATATGGAAAGCACGGTACTTAATCAAGAAAACCTTGTGGTTAAAGAGGGAGAAGTGGTGGGTTTAATAATAGAGCATAACAAAATTTTGGGTGTGGAGATGCTTAATGAGACAATATATGCAAAAGCGGTGGTTATTTCTACAGGAACTTTTTTAAATGGAGTTATCTATATCGGTTTAGATAGTTATCCTGCAGGAAGAATAAATGAACCTCCAAGCATAAGGTTAGCTCAAGCGCTTAGAAGTCTGGGTTTAGGAATGGGCCGGTTAAAAACATGCACTACCGCTCGTTTGGATGGTAAGACAATAGATTTTTCTAAAATGATTGTTCAAGAAGGAGACGATGTTAGGAGGCCCTTTTCTTTTTTTACACTGGGTGCACAATTACCTCAAAAACCATGTTATTTGACTTACACAAATAAAAAGACCCATCGCATTATCTTAAAAGCCTTAAGAGACAAAAAACTTTTACATATTATAAGTCAAGGAGTAAATCCCCGGTATTGTCCTTCTATCGAAGAGAAAGTGTTGCGTTTTTCTGAGCGAGAAAGACACCAGATATTTGTTGAACCCGAGGGTTTAGATAGTGAAGAGTATTATACCAATGGATTATTCACTTTTTTGCCGAAAGAAGTGCAAAGAGAGTTTATTCAAACAATCCCAGGAATGGAAAAGGCAGAGATAACCAAATTTGGTTATGGGATTGAGTATGATTATGTTTATCCCACCCAGCTTTACCCAACATTAGAATCGAAATTAATCAAGAATCTATTTTTAGCAGGGCAAATCAATGGAACCACTGGTTACGAAGAGGCAGCCAGTCAAGGTTTAATTGCAGGTATTAATGCGGTTAAGAAAGTAGGGGGAGAAGAGCCATTCATTCTTGGACGTGACCAGGCATACATTGGGGTTTTAATTGATGATTTAGTAACCAAGGGAACAAACGAGCCGTATCGAATGTTTACCTCTCGTTGCGAGTATAGGCTCATTTTACGTGAGGGTAATGCGGATATTCGTTTAAGTGAGTTTGGCCATAAACTTGGCTTAATTAGAAAAGAGACATTTGGCAAAGTTAAAGAGAAAAAAGAGGCGATTCATAAAGGGATAGAATTACTTAAGAAGAAAAAACTTAAACCAAGTCCAGAGGTTAATCGTTTATTTAAAAATTTTGGTATTCCTGAATTAAAAAAAGCCATTAGTTTTGCCCAATTGCTAAAAAGACCAGGGATTAATTGTGCTCATTTTAAAGAACTTGATATGAATCTTGAGAAAGTTATTTCCGAAAATGCTTTTTCTGAGATAGAAATTGAAATAAAGTACGAAGGCTATATTAATCGCCAGAAGGAAGAAGTGCGCCGGATGCAAAAGATAGAAAGAATTAAAATTCCTTCGGGATTTGAATATGCAAAAATTCCTGCTCTTTCAAGTGAAGTAAAAGAGAAACTTAATAAATTTAAGCCCTTAACCCTGGGGCAAGCCTCGAGAATATCCGGAGTTAATCCTTCTGCAATTTCTATTTTATGGGTATATTTAGAGAGAAAAAACTTAGTTAAATAA
- a CDS encoding ATP-grasp domain-containing protein — protein sequence MGKVVGLTYDLKQEYVFKEDDPPDANAEFDHWQTIDAIESALAKGGHKVVKIGNVCNLLRKLDKIKADIVFNIAEGIQGRNRESQVPVILELKGIPFVGSDGLTLALTLDKLFAKKIFIAEGIPTPRFLEISQPDTIGKFNLNFPLIVKPRYEGSSKGLSFDSMVRDVRSLRERANWIIKAYRQPAIAEEFIKGKEFTVVVLGNNPPKALPPVQISIDGRLNLGERFYTFGHIRSRSLKYICPAKISQRLLKRIGDLAIEVYRAVECRDFGRVDIRVNENDEPFVLEINPLPSLSLADVFPIVGRQVGMKYKDMINQILNCALERYGLL from the coding sequence ATGGGGAAGGTTGTAGGATTAACTTATGATTTAAAACAGGAATACGTTTTTAAGGAAGACGACCCTCCTGATGCCAATGCTGAATTCGACCATTGGCAGACAATCGATGCGATAGAGAGCGCTTTGGCAAAAGGAGGGCACAAGGTAGTAAAAATTGGAAATGTTTGTAATCTTCTTAGAAAATTAGACAAGATAAAAGCAGATATCGTTTTTAATATCGCGGAAGGCATTCAGGGGAGAAATAGAGAATCGCAGGTTCCTGTAATCTTAGAACTAAAAGGTATTCCCTTCGTTGGTTCGGACGGATTAACTTTAGCCCTTACTTTGGATAAACTTTTTGCAAAAAAAATTTTTATTGCCGAAGGTATTCCTACCCCCCGCTTCTTAGAAATTTCCCAACCCGATACTATAGGAAAATTTAATCTCAATTTTCCGCTTATTGTTAAACCACGTTACGAGGGTTCGAGCAAAGGGCTTTCTTTCGATTCCATGGTTAGAGATGTAAGGAGTTTGCGTGAGAGAGCAAATTGGATAATAAAGGCATACCGCCAACCTGCAATAGCAGAAGAGTTTATAAAAGGCAAGGAGTTCACAGTGGTGGTCTTAGGAAACAATCCTCCTAAAGCCCTCCCGCCGGTGCAAATAAGTATTGATGGAAGACTCAACTTGGGAGAGAGATTCTATACTTTTGGACACATTCGTTCACGTTCCTTAAAATACATCTGCCCTGCAAAAATTTCTCAACGATTGCTTAAGCGAATCGGGGATTTAGCGATAGAAGTTTATCGAGCAGTGGAGTGTCGAGACTTTGGGAGGGTGGATATAAGGGTTAATGAAAACGACGAACCGTTTGTATTAGAAATAAATCCTCTTCCCAGTCTTTCTTTAGCGGATGTATTTCCTATTGTAGGAAGGCAGGTTGGTATGAAATACAAAGATATGATTAACCAAATTCTTAACTGTGCTTTAGAAAGGTATGGACTTTTATGA
- the lpxI gene encoding UDP-2,3-diacylglucosamine diphosphatase LpxI (LpxI, functionally equivalent to LpxH, replaces it in LPS biosynthesis in a minority of bacteria.) encodes MRKIGLIAGRSRYPLLLAEKAREQGFTIVAIGIKGETLPEIVNYVSETHWLEVGEWGKLVGILKRAGIKEAIMAGGIKKTLLFRNDVHIDKAVLELIDSLRDKKDMSILNAFAQQLKREGIELLDSASFLEDLLPSKGCLTERIPNSLEWEDIKFGWDIAKEIARVDIGMTVVVKNKAVLAVEAIEGTDETIKRGALLGGEGTVVIKVSRVEQDRRFDLPVIGLNTIKIMEEAKARVLAIEANQVLFIDQERAIEEANKANISIVAI; translated from the coding sequence ATGAGAAAAATCGGATTGATTGCCGGAAGGTCGCGTTATCCCTTGCTTCTTGCAGAAAAGGCAAGAGAACAGGGGTTTACTATTGTTGCTATAGGCATAAAGGGTGAAACTTTACCAGAGATAGTAAATTATGTTTCTGAGACTCACTGGTTAGAAGTTGGAGAATGGGGGAAATTGGTAGGCATATTAAAACGCGCAGGTATTAAAGAAGCAATCATGGCAGGAGGCATTAAGAAAACTCTTCTTTTCAGAAACGATGTCCATATTGATAAAGCCGTTTTAGAGCTCATTGATTCTTTAAGGGACAAAAAAGACATGTCTATATTAAATGCTTTTGCACAACAGTTAAAGAGAGAAGGGATAGAACTCTTAGATTCTGCTTCTTTTCTGGAGGATCTTTTACCCTCCAAAGGATGTCTCACCGAACGCATCCCCAATTCTTTAGAATGGGAGGATATAAAATTTGGTTGGGATATAGCTAAAGAAATAGCGCGGGTTGATATCGGTATGACTGTAGTAGTGAAAAATAAGGCCGTGTTGGCAGTAGAAGCGATAGAAGGGACAGACGAGACAATAAAGAGAGGGGCTTTGTTGGGCGGAGAAGGGACAGTAGTAATAAAGGTTTCTCGTGTAGAACAGGATAGGAGGTTTGATTTGCCAGTGATAGGATTGAATACCATTAAAATAATGGAAGAGGCTAAGGCAAGAGTTTTGGCTATCGAAGCAAACCAGGTGCTTTTTATTGATCAGGAAAGAGCAATTGAAGAAGCAAACAAAGCAAATATTTCTATTGTAGCTATATGA